The DNA window ACAGAAACCACATGTTGCCGATAATGTGAAGCCATCCACCATGCATAAACATCGAGGAAACAAGAGTAAACCAGTCGGGAGAACGGTCGATCGTACAGGCCACCCCTTTGCTGATAGGAATCTGAGTTCCTGCCGGGACCGTGCCGAGAAGTTCACCGGGAATGAGCCCGTAGTTACATACCGATTTGATAAGGGCTGGTTGTGTACCCAGCCCCTGAATCAGTATCCATACGGCCGCATTGATTCCGATAATCACATAAGTAATGACCGGGGTATGGATTGTCGGGTTATCGTCTCGAAGCGGAAACATAGTAAGCTCTTTCTGTTACGTACTCGGCACCACAGATACAATAACGGTGCACAATTTGCACAATGAAAAAAAGGTGTATTCATGGACTTATTCCGTTTTTGTTTCTGCGATACCGATAACGCCGCAGGCCACACGGGGGCCGGCATTACCGGTGGGCTGTGATTCCAGGTCATCGGGATTGACATGGACCACGAGTGCCCGTCCAATAATGGAATATTCTCCGTTCAGTGCGATGACCGAATCGATAAACTCAAACGTTGCCATTCCCTGCTGGTTTGCCTCGATATTGCCAAGGTCGCCCACATGCCGGAGAGAATCGGTAGGAGCGCCGTGGGGCATTCCGCGCGGTGCGTAGTGTCCTCCGGCAGAAGTAGCATCATCGGCAGAACAGTCGCCATATTCATGCACATGAAAGCCATGTTTGCCGGGTTCTAATCCGGTAACCTCGCCCTGTACCCGAATCGCGTTGTTGATCTTCTCGAATTGCACCGTGCTGCGGACATCATTGCCTTCGGTCGGGTGAAGGACAGCGACCGCAGACATTACCTCGGGTGACATTGTTTGAGCAGCCTGAGATTCGGCGGCGCCTCCTTGCGGCGTGCCTTCATCACAAGCGGTAAAAAACAGAGCGATTGTTACTGCCGAAAAAACACCTTTTTCCAAGAAATGCATTTTCTTCCTCCTTTTTATGAAGTGATAATAAACGACGCAGGATCAGAGTTCCAGCGTCGAGGATTCAACGATAGTTACCTTTTTGTGTTTAAGCTCCTTTTGCAACTGATTATCAGCCTGCGGGTTAACCGAGCGGCTTAAGTCCCATAACAACACGGTAGCAAAGCCTTCATCGGCAGCATCCTCGGAAGTCCAGCGTACGCAGACATCACGGGCAAGTCCGCAAATATAGACTGTCTCGATACCCCGTTCACGCAGGTAGCCGGCCAGTCCTGTTTTGGGACGGGAGCCATTGGGAGCCCAGTTATTGCGAAATCCGCTGTAAGAATCCACCGCCGGATTCTCACCTTTGCGAATAAATGCCAATACATTGTTCCAGGGAAGCTCAGGATGCATGTCGGCACCCTTGCTACCCTGAACACAGTGGTCGGGCCACAGTGTTTGTTCATGGCCGTACAATTCGATACTTTCAAGAGGATTTTTTCCTTCGTGACGAGAGGCGAATGAGATATGCCCTTCAGGATGCCAGTCCTGTGTTGCCACAATAAGAGAAAACCACCCAGATTGCATTATACGACTGACAGGGGCCAGAATCTGATCTCCCCCATCAACTCCCAGAAGGCCTCCGGGCAAAAAATCGGGTTGCATATCGACTACCAGAAGCGCTGATGTTTCTTTGATGATTTGGATGCCGGATGAAGCCATTTGAAGATTACCTTTCACTTGCATTGATACTGATCGTTTGCCAAATGCCGGCTTTTACAGAACTGCCGAGCTAAGTAGATCTACAAAGAACAGCAAAAACCAGACCAATATCGACCTTTGGTGAGACGTTGGCATATTCTTTGCATCAATGTAGAAGCAGTGTAGATATTTTAAAAATGTATTTCTCTAAAGGGAGGTTTATCTTGGAAAGTGAGACCATCAAAAGAAGCATTATCGACCATCTCTACTGGGACCAGCGTGTTGATGCATCGCACGTTACCGTCGAAATAGCCGATGAAACAGTTCGTCTTTCAGGTTCAGTCCCCTCAGCACTGGCCCGGGCTTCGGCGGAATACGATGCTTGGGTTGTTGAAGGCGTAAAATCGGTAGACAATGAATTGACTATCGAATACCCCCAAACCACCGAACTCCCCAGCGGTGAAGTGGTCCAGAGAGAAATCGAACGGACCCTCCTGTGGAACCCCAATATCGACGCAAAACGGATCAGCGTTGAAATGCGTGGAGGAACGGCCGTGCTCAATGGTGAAGTTGATGCCTACTGGAAAAAATCGAGGGTTGAAGAACTGGTCCTTGATGTGACCGGTGTTCTTTCGGTCGGTAACCATCTCAATGTAAACCCCCGCAGATCCCTGAGCGACAGGGAGATCGCACAATCGATAACCGAGGCGCTCAAGCGAGACAAAACAATCGATCAGAGGGAGATTGAGGTATCGGTAACCGACGGTATTGTCAAATTGCAGGGAAAGATTCCCGACCGACAGCAGCGCATTGCCGTCCAGAGCATCGCTGGTCATTCGATGGGTGTGGTGGATGTTATCAACGAACTCAGTACACGATAATACCCTCTCAGGTCAACCCGCGCTCATCATAGAATGCATACAGTTTGCGCTCATAGACATCCGTACCTTCTTTTTCATCGTAGGCAGGCGATTTCTGCAAGTCATCATTCGACAGGGTAAGTTCGATTTCGGATGTGGCGGAGCGGAAATCGCTTATATGCCCGACCGGAAGGAGGATATATTTTTCTTTTACTTTCTGAGGCGGTTTTGCGATCAGGTAGCGCACCGACCAGTCGCTGTCGTCAATTAAAACATCATTGCAGGCAGCTCCCTGTTCATCGGTGGTAAGAATCGTATACTCCCTGATCCGTCCGGCACTGTGAATCGATGCCGAATAGGAGCGTTCTTCGGAAGGTTCGGCAAATTCCAGCTCTCTCATTTCCTCGTCTTCAGGTTCACCGGAAGCAAGTGTCTGAGCGGCCCCATAATCACCTTCATCGTAATTATAGGCATCGGGCGCCTCCCGTTCCTCATCGACACCCCTCGTACCGTCCTCATAGGGAATTCCTGTCTCATCCATTTTCTTCACTCGCGGGGTATCCATAAACGATGACTGTCCCCAGTAGACGGGCCATTCGTAATACCGATGCAAGGCCATTTCATACTCCCGGCTGATCGGTAAGTCAACATCGGTTTCAGGACTGTTATATACCTTTTCCCGGGTTAAGGGCAGTTTTAAAATCCTGTTATCCCAGTCAAAACTTCCCAGGGCAGTAATGGCAACCAGCGCGGTCCGCGCTTCAATGGGCTCTTCAATCTGAATAGCGATATAACGCATATTCCATTCTTCTTCATCAAAATAGAGATCTTTTACTGTACCAACATCTCCATCACTGCATTGCACGATAATACCGAAAAATTCTGTTGCTCGGCGCAACATAAACACCTCCTGGGGGGAAAACTCGAAATCCGAAATTCGAAATCCGAAATAATTATCAGTTCATGGCCTAATGGCCATACCATTGAGCGGTCAGGTCGATTACCTTAATCCACCATCCTTATCCATTATTCTTTCTTACCCTACTTAATCGCCTCCTGCAACTGCGGTTCGGTCATTTCCTGATGGGATTCGATGAGTTCACGGGCTGCATCGAGTTTGTTCCATACATTGCACATCATGGCACCCCTTACCCGATTGTCTTTGAGGTAGTAGATGATACCGATCTGGTTTTCCTTTTGCCAGTCGGAGACTGTTTCCAATGAAGGATCGGTTTCGCCGACCGCTTCATAGCCGAAATCAAAGAGATCGGAAAAGAAGTAGGGCAGATAAGTAAATGGTTCCTTACTGCCAGCCATGTTTTTGCCTGCATGCTCGCCCTGGGTCATTGCAGCATCCCAATGTTCGATCCGACGGCGTGAATTCAGGGCGGGATAGTGGAAATTGGTATTATCACCGACTGCGTATATATCCGGATTAGAGGTCTGAAAATATCCATTAACAATTATCCCGTTTTCGAGAGCGAGACCGGCATTTTCAGCTATCGCAATCGCAGGGGTGATTCCGATTCCTGCAATGACGATTTCACTTTCGTAACGCTTCCCTTTTTTGGTAGTTGTTATGAAGAGTTTGTCTTTGCGTTCAATGGCGGTCGGGATATCACCGGCATCGATCCTGATTCCGTTTTCCTGATATTTACGCAAAACAGTCGTACCCAGTGATTCGGGAAAAACACGCCCGCACATGTAATCTTCGGGAAACACCATAGTCACGGCAAGGTTCTGCTGGCTGAGAGATGCCGCAATTTCCGAACCGATAAATCCACCGCCGATCACCACCACCCGGGTTCCTTCTTTTGCAAGATCGCGAATCCGCTTGTAATCGTCAAGATACCGATAATAGCAGATTTCCGGATCATCCCCTCCGGGTATGGACAGTTTTTTCGGTATACCTCCTGTTGCAAGGAGAAGCTTTTCATAGCCGACCTGATTTCCGGAACTGTCGCTGATCGTTTTATTCTGCGCATCACATTGCGTTATGGTAACGCCAAGCTTTGTCGCTACCTGCTTATCGCCGTAAAACGAAAAATCTTCAACAAAAATGTCATCAATACTTTTGGTCTTGCTCCATAATGATTTAGTGAGCGGAGGCCGATGATAAGGAAGGTGTTTTTCGGCCCCGATCAGAAGGATTGAACCTTCAGCGTCGATGGTGCGAATACCCTTTGCTGCTGAAATACCGGCCAGACCGCCGCCTACTATTACATATTTATACATTTCTTTAGCCATGATAAAACTCCCTTGGAGGGTGAAAAGTCTCAGTTCAAAAATTTGCAAACCCCGTTGATAGAAAACGCTCTCATCTCCATGCTATCATGGGTGTATCGTTTCATAGAGTTAAGGAGAGGATAAGAGATCACGAATTCGGATCAGAAACGGCAATTTTGGTTCCCGATCTGAAATCGTGATCTCAAATCCAACACCCTTCATCAACCTTAACCGTTATACCTTACGAAATATCGATTTTCTTTGAATTCTGCCACAATCCGTGAATGTTGCAGTAACTCGATGCAAGGATCGTACCGGGTTTATCGGCTTTAAAACTCACGGATGCACCATGATGCGTATACACACCGCTGGTGTCGGGACCTTCAGTTGAAGCTCCATGGGCGGCAAATTCAACCTTGCCGATCTCATAGGGGAACTTGCTTCCCTCCGGATGAAAGTACACACCGATCCATCGGATATGGTGCTCAGTTTTGTTGGGATGAGCAACTTCTTTACCGATAGTCACATTTACCTGAATATACTCGCTCTTTTTTCCGCTGTCGGGAGCTTCGATTACCGGCACATGTTTTTCGGTTTTCCAATCTGCACTCTGAAACAGGTCACTGTACGTTTCCATTGTAGCTTCCATTAACTACCTCCAAATTTTATGGTGATGAAATTCAGGGCGTCTTACCCGACGCCTGCAAACGGCATACTGCCGATGGGACATTTAAGCGTAAGGCAAGGCTTTCCGATAAAATAAATGTATAGTTTCTTCCTTCAGGTCCTTCAAAAGCGGTCATTATATCCTGACCGAGCATAATTGAGGCATACTGCATTCCCTCGGCCAGAAGGACTCCTCCACGGTCAACTGATGCGGCTTTAACTACATTCCCACCAAGCATCTGACGCATATGGTCTATTTCAAGGACATTCCCCTGGGGATACCGTTCGAAAAGTGCGGTATACCGGGCAGGATCAAGGGCAAGAATATAGGGACCGTGGTGTCCTGCATTGTCGAGTTTCTCGATCGCTTTCATGACATCATGAACACCATCTCCAACCTGTTTCCATTCTTTAAGACTCACCGACTGCACCCCATCCGAATTCAACAGTCCTTTGGAACCAAGGCTCTGCGATCCGTAATACAGCAGCCGGTCTTCCTTACGAGCACACCGCTGAGCAGCCTGAACAACATTTCTCATGTTCATGGGTAATCCATAGCGCTCATACGTATCGATATCCCGTGCCGAAATGGTGAATGAAGTGGAAATCAGCGGGACCGGTATAGAACAGTCGGCGGTCACGCTTGTCTCTTCATCGCTGTCGCGTTCGAGGGGACTTTCTCCGGAGGGGAGTGATTTAAATCCTAGCCCATAGGGTCCGATTGTTGCCAGCACGCGCCGGGCGCTCAATTCAGCTTCAGCCGATTTTGCCACAATCCTGTCGATCAGCTCCCATACCTTATCGCCGAACGGGGCATCGTCTCTCATTAAAAATTTTTCGCTCATCTATGCCTCCTAGGATCTGCTTTTAAGATCCCCGATTGTCGGGATCGTTTTTGATTCTTCCTTTGATTCTTCATTATCCACAGGCTTTTCACCCTTGCTCAGACTCTCTCTCATCTCATCGACCTCCTCAGCGCCTTCCTCCATATATCCCTGCTCATCGCCGGCAAGAATACTGATCAGGCGTTGAAATTCGCCTTTATGGACTCGTTCTTCATTGGCGACATCCTGAAGGACTGCTTTGGCCAGAGGATTATCGGTGGCATCGGCCAGCGCTTCATATAAATGTGTAGCTTCTTCTTCCGCGCTCAACGAAAGCCTCAGGCCCCGGAGCAGCTCTCTTGTGGTGATTTTCCTGTCGGGGACCAACCCTGTGAACGGATTTACAAATTCGGGCATTATGACAATCTCCTTTCAATTGATTACCCTGCGGCGTATTTTTATCTACCGCATCACTGAAAACAACAACCAAACCCATAACCGGTCTGTATTTGATAAAAAGGCGCTTGTATTTTCCTTGAAGCAAGCGCAAATATTATGCCACGGCCCTCTATTCCATCATCACCTCACCGGTTTTCCCTGA is part of the Chitinivibrionales bacterium genome and encodes:
- a CDS encoding superoxide dismutase family protein, translating into MSPEVMSAVAVLHPTEGNDVRSTVQFEKINNAIRVQGEVTGLEPGKHGFHVHEYGDCSADDATSAGGHYAPRGMPHGAPTDSLRHVGDLGNIEANQQGMATFEFIDSVIALNGEYSIIGRALVVHVNPDDLESQPTGNAGPRVACGVIGIAETKTE
- a CDS encoding isochorismatase family protein; amino-acid sequence: MASSGIQIIKETSALLVVDMQPDFLPGGLLGVDGGDQILAPVSRIMQSGWFSLIVATQDWHPEGHISFASRHEGKNPLESIELYGHEQTLWPDHCVQGSKGADMHPELPWNNVLAFIRKGENPAVDSYSGFRNNWAPNGSRPKTGLAGYLRERGIETVYICGLARDVCVRWTSEDAADEGFATVLLWDLSRSVNPQADNQLQKELKHKKVTIVESSTLEL
- a CDS encoding BON domain-containing protein; translation: MYFSKGRFILESETIKRSIIDHLYWDQRVDASHVTVEIADETVRLSGSVPSALARASAEYDAWVVEGVKSVDNELTIEYPQTTELPSGEVVQREIERTLLWNPNIDAKRISVEMRGGTAVLNGEVDAYWKKSRVEELVLDVTGVLSVGNHLNVNPRRSLSDREIAQSITEALKRDKTIDQREIEVSVTDGIVKLQGKIPDRQQRIAVQSIAGHSMGVVDVINELSTR
- a CDS encoding NAD(P)/FAD-dependent oxidoreductase is translated as MAKEMYKYVIVGGGLAGISAAKGIRTIDAEGSILLIGAEKHLPYHRPPLTKSLWSKTKSIDDIFVEDFSFYGDKQVATKLGVTITQCDAQNKTISDSSGNQVGYEKLLLATGGIPKKLSIPGGDDPEICYYRYLDDYKRIRDLAKEGTRVVVIGGGFIGSEIAASLSQQNLAVTMVFPEDYMCGRVFPESLGTTVLRKYQENGIRIDAGDIPTAIERKDKLFITTTKKGKRYESEIVIAGIGITPAIAIAENAGLALENGIIVNGYFQTSNPDIYAVGDNTNFHYPALNSRRRIEHWDAAMTQGEHAGKNMAGSKEPFTYLPYFFSDLFDFGYEAVGETDPSLETVSDWQKENQIGIIYYLKDNRVRGAMMCNVWNKLDAARELIESHQEMTEPQLQEAIK
- a CDS encoding Neelaredoxin — encoded protein: METYSDLFQSADWKTEKHVPVIEAPDSGKKSEYIQVNVTIGKEVAHPNKTEHHIRWIGVYFHPEGSKFPYEIGKVEFAAHGASTEGPDTSGVYTHHGASVSFKADKPGTILASSYCNIHGLWQNSKKIDIS
- a CDS encoding DUF2184 domain-containing protein, which translates into the protein MSEKFLMRDDAPFGDKVWELIDRIVAKSAEAELSARRVLATIGPYGLGFKSLPSGESPLERDSDEETSVTADCSIPVPLISTSFTISARDIDTYERYGLPMNMRNVVQAAQRCARKEDRLLYYGSQSLGSKGLLNSDGVQSVSLKEWKQVGDGVHDVMKAIEKLDNAGHHGPYILALDPARYTALFERYPQGNVLEIDHMRQMLGGNVVKAASVDRGGVLLAEGMQYASIMLGQDIMTAFEGPEGRNYTFILSESLALRLNVPSAVCRLQASGKTP
- a CDS encoding Rubrerythrin, with the translated sequence MPEFVNPFTGLVPDRKITTRELLRGLRLSLSAEEEATHLYEALADATDNPLAKAVLQDVANEERVHKGEFQRLISILAGDEQGYMEEGAEEVDEMRESLSKGEKPVDNEESKEESKTIPTIGDLKSRS